From the genome of Hathewaya histolytica, one region includes:
- a CDS encoding ABC transporter ATP-binding protein has translation MKKNETVLLAKEIEKVYDSGKNKVHALRNITLKLCKGEMLAIMGSSGSGKSTLLNILGALDSPTGGKIFIDGEEIKDYHIEPYATKYRSESIGFIFQSYNLLKDLTIEENLALPLILKGCSPKEIKDKVENLIKLIRLEGGENHRPVELSGGQQQRVAIARALITNPSVLLADEPTGNLGYY, from the coding sequence ATGAAAAAAAATGAAACTGTATTACTAGCAAAGGAAATAGAGAAGGTGTATGACAGTGGAAAGAATAAGGTACATGCTCTAAGAAATATTACTTTAAAGTTATGCAAGGGGGAGATGCTAGCAATTATGGGTTCTAGTGGATCGGGGAAAAGTACACTGTTAAACATCCTTGGGGCATTAGATTCACCAACAGGTGGAAAAATTTTTATTGATGGGGAAGAGATTAAAGACTACCATATAGAGCCCTATGCTACAAAGTATAGAAGTGAGAGTATAGGGTTTATATTTCAAAGTTATAATTTGCTTAAAGACTTAACTATAGAAGAAAATTTAGCATTGCCCTTAATACTAAAAGGATGTTCCCCAAAAGAGATAAAGGATAAAGTGGAAAATCTAATAAAGTTGATTAGGCTGGAAGGGGGGGAAAATCACAGACCAGTAGAACTTTCAGGAGGACAACAGCAAAGAGTAGCAATAGCAAGAGCATTAATTACTAATCCATCTGTACTATTAGCAGATGAACCTACTGGAAATCTTGGGTATTATTAA
- a CDS encoding ABC transporter permease, with translation MITSIKGCAKKLIKSNKFIMISSIFSIVISVALIINMSMFFSNAEKSMRDNLKTLYGEMDLSVGVPSMYDNNLDKATVQRISSIKEIKEISPVIIGELEIKDKVNFKPYSVGVDNSSLCKSKYKYKKNISENQVVINKVLKENMNLNIGDLITIEGRSFKIIEVIDNSGQIANIPDMVYINLNTFKDIIKDNGEATFLLIKLSDENKNIEVAEKIKNIYYSFISISYNYVFSFYII, from the coding sequence ATGATTACTTCTATAAAGGGGTGTGCAAAAAAGCTTATTAAATCCAATAAGTTTATTATGATATCTTCAATTTTTAGTATAGTTATCTCTGTAGCGTTAATCATAAATATGAGTATGTTTTTTAGTAATGCTGAAAAATCAATGAGGGACAACCTAAAAACACTTTATGGGGAGATGGATTTATCTGTAGGAGTTCCTTCAATGTATGATAATAATTTAGATAAAGCCACTGTACAGAGAATATCTTCAATAAAGGAAATAAAAGAAATTTCTCCAGTGATAATAGGGGAATTAGAAATAAAGGATAAAGTTAATTTTAAGCCTTATTCGGTAGGGGTTGACAATTCATCATTATGTAAAAGTAAATATAAGTATAAAAAAAATATTTCAGAAAATCAAGTAGTAATAAATAAAGTCTTAAAAGAGAATATGAATTTGAATATAGGAGATTTAATTACTATAGAAGGACGAAGTTTTAAAATTATTGAGGTGATTGATAATTCTGGACAAATAGCAAACATTCCAGATATGGTATATATAAATTTAAATACTTTTAAAGATATTATAAAGGATAATGGTGAAGCTACCTTTCTATTAATTAAATTATCTGATGAAAATAAGAATATTGAGGTAGCGGAAAAGATTAAAAATATTTACTATAGTTTTATCAGTATTAGTTATAATTATGTGTTCTCTTTTTATATTATCTAA
- a CDS encoding ABC transporter permease, producing MCSLFILSNFQVFLYNYRNQFSVIRAIGGSAKQAFKIVFIQATFINIIGQVIGFVISYISNKYLIQILNNKFSFKITSIYFSFPQAIIIALIAFIIIEIFMLIPAMKSSKILLLKITEKNEKIHKEGNIGKILGKMGVVVSLILVITEMYKLYRGENGILFGAIASIILIISIYMLFPYYIKSILEKLLPVFKLLAGNGVVVAIKSVISQIKKSIIIIISLSTIIIIAIFGESFLGAISKNSENFIKSQMPLEISITDRNETSSKLGNDFKNDLRKLDEVKNVITLSNISLVYFKGKDKLQSASFSLEDLDGLGKEGLIKEGAIPNNKEDLKSSAIISKEFANKQKLKVGDTIEIKKSENGKAIKEIDSNSGFQQVVVKVIVDDSNLLGSRNILIDWINNQYIDEFLNFETALISSYKEKSTLKSIEELKRKYPQIKYTTLSQALADSRKMTFQRWVLFIVVLVIILSSLILGIINMLINNILSKRKEYAILRTLKLDKKELVKLILTQIVIYLLTGTLLGCGLVIIVSNIIRDELNGFYLGYKVMLIMVSLLFIITLGIAIPFGVKLANRKIAQEIRIDDK from the coding sequence ATGTGTTCTCTTTTTATATTATCTAATTTTCAAGTTTTCTTATACAATTATAGAAATCAATTTTCAGTAATCAGGGCTATAGGGGGAAGTGCTAAACAAGCCTTTAAAATTGTATTTATACAGGCTACCTTTATAAATATAATAGGTCAGGTTATTGGATTTGTTATATCTTATATAAGTAATAAGTATTTAATTCAGATATTAAATAATAAGTTTTCTTTTAAAATTACTAGTATTTATTTTTCATTTCCACAAGCCATAATAATAGCTCTTATTGCTTTTATTATTATCGAAATTTTTATGCTTATTCCAGCTATGAAGAGCTCAAAAATTTTACTATTAAAAATAACTGAAAAAAATGAGAAAATACATAAAGAAGGTAATATAGGAAAGATATTAGGAAAAATGGGGGTAGTAGTTTCCCTAATATTAGTTATCACTGAAATGTATAAATTATACCGTGGTGAAAATGGAATTTTATTTGGAGCTATTGCATCAATTATTTTAATTATAAGCATATATATGTTATTCCCTTATTATATAAAAAGTATATTGGAAAAGCTTTTGCCTGTTTTTAAATTACTAGCTGGCAATGGGGTTGTTGTTGCTATTAAGAGTGTTATTTCTCAGATAAAAAAGAGTATCATAATTATTATTTCTTTAAGTACTATTATTATTATTGCTATATTTGGAGAATCATTTTTGGGTGCAATATCAAAGAATAGTGAAAACTTTATAAAGTCTCAAATGCCTTTAGAAATTTCAATTACTGATAGAAACGAAACTAGTAGTAAATTAGGGAATGACTTTAAAAATGATTTAAGAAAGTTAGATGAAGTTAAAAATGTTATAACTTTAAGCAATATAAGTTTAGTATACTTTAAGGGAAAAGATAAATTACAAAGTGCAAGCTTTTCATTAGAGGATCTTGATGGATTAGGTAAAGAAGGATTGATTAAGGAAGGAGCAATTCCAAATAATAAAGAAGATTTAAAATCTAGTGCAATTATTTCAAAAGAATTTGCAAATAAACAAAAACTAAAAGTTGGAGATACAATAGAGATAAAAAAATCAGAGAATGGAAAAGCTATAAAGGAGATTGATAGTAATTCAGGATTCCAACAAGTAGTAGTGAAAGTTATTGTGGATGATTCCAATCTCTTAGGAAGTCGTAATATTTTAATAGATTGGATTAATAATCAATATATAGATGAGTTCCTTAACTTCGAAACGGCGCTAATATCCTCATATAAAGAAAAAAGTACTTTAAAATCCATAGAGGAACTTAAAAGAAAATATCCTCAGATTAAATATACTACTTTAAGTCAAGCTCTAGCAGATTCGAGAAAAATGACCTTTCAAAGGTGGGTACTATTCATTGTAGTATTAGTAATAATTTTATCTTCTTTAATTTTAGGGATTATTAATATGTTGATAAATAATATTCTTTCAAAAAGAAAGGAATATGCAATTTTAAGAACATTAAAATTAGATAAAAAAGAGTTAGTAAAACTAATATTAACACAAATAGTGATTTACCTTTTAACTGGAACCTTATTAGGTTGTGGTTTAGTCATAATTGTATCTAATATAATTAGGGATGAACTTAATGGATTTTACCTAGGATATAAGGTTATGTTAATAATGGTTTCTTTATTATTTATTATCACCTTGGGTATAGCTATTCCTTTCGGAGTAAAATTAGCTAATAGAAAAATAGCTCAAGAAATACGTATTGATGATAAATAA
- a CDS encoding DUF421 domain-containing protein has protein sequence MPKDIIDIILRSIISVLVLFVLTRLMGKKQIAQLNFFDYVVGISIGSISANFAVDENISYIHGLIAILVYGLIPIVVSYISVGSLWARKVLEGTPTILIQNGKIMEGNLKKSKVTLNDVLEECRLNGIFDVSTVQFAILETSGKVSIELKSENRPLTPRDMNIPVNYNGLCANLIIDGKIIIETLVLVNRSKSWLLKELKKKDIYSHEEVLLAFMSSDGKLHIDLKNKDPKPFKVI, from the coding sequence ATGCCTAAGGATATTATCGATATTATATTAAGAAGTATAATTTCGGTTTTGGTGTTATTTGTTCTAACAAGGTTAATGGGAAAGAAACAAATTGCTCAATTAAATTTTTTTGATTACGTAGTAGGAATATCCATAGGATCAATTAGCGCTAATTTTGCTGTAGATGAAAATATTTCATATATACATGGTTTAATAGCTATTTTAGTATATGGACTAATTCCAATAGTTGTTTCTTATATATCTGTAGGCAGTCTTTGGGCAAGAAAGGTTTTAGAAGGAACTCCAACTATACTCATTCAAAATGGGAAGATTATGGAAGGTAATCTGAAAAAGTCAAAGGTCACCCTTAATGATGTATTGGAAGAGTGTAGGCTAAATGGGATATTTGACGTTAGTACTGTTCAATTCGCTATTTTAGAAACTAGTGGGAAGGTAAGTATAGAGTTAAAATCAGAAAATCGACCTCTTACACCAAGAGATATGAATATTCCAGTAAATTATAATGGTTTATGTGCTAACTTAATAATAGATGGAAAAATAATTATTGAAACTTTAGTGTTGGTAAATAGAAGCAAGAGTTGGCTACTTAAAGAATTAAAGAAAAAAGATATATATTCACATGAAGAAGTTTTACTTGCATTTATGAGTAGCGATGGGAAATTACATATTGATTTAAAAAATAAAGATCCTAAGCCTTTTAAGGTAATATAA
- a CDS encoding phosphatidylserine decarboxylase, which produces MIKYYNRKDKTHEVEKVAGEKYLNWLYSSPVGKNILELLVKKKGFSKIYGTYCDTKFSAKKIRGFIEDLGIDMNKYEKEISDFKSFNEFFIRELKPEHINFSTNPKDLISPCDGRLLVYENLSFKENLEIKGFNYSLDELLKDREIASEYEDGTSLVFRLCPTDYHRFHFIDDGICRETKKIKGMYYSVNPISLDNIKKVFVENKREWSILESENFGSIIYMEVGATCVGSIIQSYKENSKVNRGSEKGYFKFGGSTVVLLFKKDTIKIHEDIISQSTQNIETLVSMGETIGKGL; this is translated from the coding sequence ATGATAAAATACTACAACAGAAAAGATAAAACCCATGAAGTAGAAAAAGTTGCTGGAGAAAAATATTTAAACTGGCTTTATTCTTCACCTGTAGGTAAAAACATATTAGAACTTTTAGTTAAGAAAAAAGGCTTTTCTAAAATTTATGGTACTTATTGTGATACAAAATTTAGTGCGAAGAAAATTAGAGGGTTCATAGAAGATTTAGGAATAGATATGAATAAGTATGAAAAGGAAATTTCAGACTTTAAATCCTTTAATGAGTTTTTTATAAGAGAACTTAAACCTGAACATATAAATTTTAGTACTAATCCAAAAGATTTAATTTCTCCTTGTGATGGAAGACTTTTAGTATACGAAAACTTATCTTTTAAAGAGAATTTAGAAATCAAAGGATTTAATTATTCTTTAGATGAACTTTTAAAAGACAGAGAAATAGCTTCAGAATATGAAGATGGTACTTCCTTAGTATTTAGACTTTGCCCCACAGATTATCATAGGTTTCATTTTATAGATGACGGTATATGCAGAGAAACTAAGAAAATTAAAGGTATGTATTACTCAGTAAATCCAATTTCTTTAGATAATATTAAGAAAGTATTTGTAGAAAATAAAAGAGAGTGGTCAATATTAGAATCTGAGAACTTTGGTAGTATTATTTATATGGAAGTTGGCGCTACTTGTGTTGGCTCTATAATTCAAAGCTATAAGGAAAATTCTAAAGTTAATCGTGGAAGTGAAAAGGGTTACTTTAAATTTGGTGGTTCTACAGTAGTTTTATTATTTAAAAAAGATACTATAAAAATTCATGAAGATATCATATCTCAAAGCACGCAGAACATAGAAACCTTAGTTTCCATGGGCGAGACTATAGGAAAAGGGTTATAA
- a CDS encoding ABC1 kinase family protein, with translation MKNSIQRFREIIKVLAYYGFGFIMDNTIKGDTEQSPKNLRKAFEELGPTFIKIGQILSTRQDLLPENFTDELSKLQNNVLPESFHNIEEVFEEEFNATIKDTFKFFDENPLASASIAQVHTAILKDSREVIVKIQRPNIKEEMEMDLQILHKILSLTKSKLANFIIDPKEAIEELQLSTKLELDFTNEVNNLKRFKKANLKVPYIHVPYVIDELCSTRVITMEKLNGFSIKNISKLEEFNYNKEKLCKNLILSFFKQIFDDNFFHGDPHPGNILIDKGKICFIDFGIMGSLSSTLQEALNELIIAIVYEDINKIISVLMSIGIKTGYIDRNNLYEDIDYLLSCYMSTSLKNIKMSQMLQEVMECASSNNIRLPKDLTLLIRSLVIVEGVAVRISPDINILSIAAPYVKSKNKNFLFNDLNLENFILRSSNFIKDSAKVPTKFIELSDSIVKGRAKLQLKMNGLNRSINELNKMVNRLVFALIISAMIVSSSMFLIYNIGPKVYNTSLIGIVGYFIAGFMGFWLLISIKRSGKL, from the coding sequence ATGAAAAATTCCATTCAAAGGTTTCGTGAAATAATTAAGGTTTTAGCATACTACGGTTTTGGATTTATAATGGATAACACTATAAAAGGTGATACAGAACAATCTCCTAAAAATCTTAGGAAAGCTTTTGAAGAACTAGGGCCTACCTTTATAAAAATAGGACAAATTTTAAGCACTAGACAAGACTTACTTCCTGAAAATTTTACAGATGAATTATCTAAATTACAAAATAACGTACTTCCTGAAAGTTTTCATAATATAGAAGAAGTTTTTGAAGAAGAGTTTAATGCAACAATTAAAGATACATTTAAATTCTTTGATGAAAACCCTTTAGCCTCCGCATCCATAGCTCAAGTTCATACTGCTATATTAAAAGATAGTCGAGAAGTTATAGTGAAAATACAAAGGCCTAATATTAAAGAAGAGATGGAAATGGATCTTCAAATTTTACATAAGATACTCTCACTTACAAAATCAAAACTTGCAAACTTTATAATAGATCCTAAAGAAGCCATAGAAGAACTTCAATTAAGTACAAAATTAGAACTGGATTTTACAAATGAAGTTAATAATCTAAAAAGGTTTAAAAAAGCAAATTTAAAAGTTCCCTATATACACGTACCATATGTTATAGATGAACTCTGCTCTACCCGTGTAATTACTATGGAAAAGCTTAATGGTTTCTCTATAAAAAACATATCAAAACTAGAGGAATTTAATTATAACAAAGAGAAGCTTTGTAAAAACCTCATATTATCCTTTTTTAAACAGATTTTTGATGATAACTTTTTTCACGGTGATCCTCACCCGGGAAATATCCTTATTGATAAAGGAAAAATATGTTTCATAGACTTTGGCATTATGGGTTCACTATCTTCTACTTTACAAGAAGCATTAAATGAACTTATAATAGCTATTGTATATGAAGACATAAATAAAATAATCTCTGTACTTATGAGTATAGGAATAAAAACAGGCTACATAGATAGAAATAATCTTTATGAAGACATAGATTATTTATTATCCTGTTATATGTCTACCTCTCTAAAAAATATAAAAATGTCTCAGATGCTCCAAGAAGTGATGGAGTGTGCAAGTAGTAATAATATAAGACTTCCCAAAGATTTAACCTTGCTCATTAGAAGTTTGGTTATAGTAGAAGGCGTTGCTGTTAGAATATCACCTGATATAAACATACTTTCCATAGCTGCCCCATATGTTAAAAGTAAAAATAAGAACTTTCTATTTAATGATTTGAACTTGGAGAATTTTATATTACGTTCTTCAAATTTTATAAAAGATAGTGCAAAAGTTCCTACAAAGTTTATAGAGCTATCTGATAGCATAGTAAAAGGAAGGGCCAAATTACAATTAAAAATGAATGGACTTAATAGGTCTATAAATGAATTAAATAAAATGGTAAATAGATTAGTGTTTGCACTTATAATTTCAGCTATGATAGTTAGTTCTTCCATGTTTCTAATATATAATATTGGTCCTAAAGTTTATAATACCTCTTTAATTGGAATTGTTGGCTATTTTATAGCTGGTTTTATGGGATTTTGGCTTTTAATTTCTATTAAACGTTCTGGAAAACTTTAA
- the tadA gene encoding tRNA adenosine(34) deaminase TadA: MVDYLTHEYFMLEALKEAEKAKSFDEVPVGAIIVKDGKIIARAHNLRETLNDPTAHAEVLAIRKASEVLNNWRLIGCSLYVTLEPCPMCAGAIIQSRISNLYIGAFDGTTGCCGSVCNITQNEYLNTFINTKWMYNNKCSEILSDFFKKKRMKR, encoded by the coding sequence ATGGTAGATTATTTAACTCATGAATACTTTATGCTTGAGGCACTGAAAGAAGCCGAAAAAGCAAAGTCTTTTGATGAAGTGCCAGTTGGAGCTATTATAGTTAAAGATGGCAAAATAATAGCTAGAGCGCACAATTTAAGAGAAACCTTAAATGATCCTACAGCACATGCTGAAGTTTTAGCAATTAGGAAGGCGTCAGAGGTTCTTAATAATTGGAGACTTATAGGGTGTTCTTTATATGTAACTTTAGAGCCTTGTCCTATGTGCGCCGGTGCTATAATTCAATCTAGAATTAGTAATTTGTATATAGGTGCTTTTGATGGGACAACAGGGTGCTGTGGGTCTGTTTGTAATATAACTCAAAATGAATATTTAAATACGTTTATAAATACGAAATGGATGTATAATAATAAATGCAGTGAAATTTTAAGTGATTTTTTTAAGAAGAAGAGAATGAAGAGGTGA
- a CDS encoding (2Fe-2S)-binding protein: MSDISPEILDKLTKVCLCKAIPRSTIKRAIRYGAKTVEEVNAKVGSGSGGCGGRRCSVKIQELIEQYERGDWK, encoded by the coding sequence ATGAGCGATATTAGTCCAGAGATTTTAGATAAATTAACTAAGGTTTGTTTATGTAAGGCCATTCCAAGATCGACTATAAAAAGAGCTATAAGATATGGGGCTAAGACTGTAGAAGAGGTTAATGCAAAAGTTGGCTCTGGATCTGGTGGTTGTGGTGGTAGAAGATGTAGTGTAAAGATACAAGAACTTATAGAGCAGTATGAAAGAGGAGATTGGAAATAA
- a CDS encoding ArsR/SmtB family transcription factor has translation MEKDFKRFNEGAELLKVLAHPVRLCIVNGLLKNGGCNVSKMQGCLDMPQSTVSQHLQKLKSAGIIEGERNGIEIIYKVVDERVKYLIQIIKED, from the coding sequence ATGGAAAAGGATTTTAAAAGGTTTAATGAAGGCGCGGAACTTTTAAAAGTTTTAGCTCATCCAGTAAGGCTCTGTATAGTAAATGGACTTTTAAAAAATGGAGGGTGTAATGTATCTAAAATGCAAGGATGTTTAGATATGCCACAATCTACTGTATCTCAACATCTTCAAAAACTTAAAAGTGCAGGTATTATAGAGGGAGAAAGAAATGGAATTGAGATAATTTATAAGGTTGTAGATGAAAGAGTAAAATATTTAATTCAAATAATAAAGGAAGATTAA
- a CDS encoding DsrE/DsrF/DrsH-like family protein encodes MGKKVLIVGGVAGGASAAARLRRLSEDLEIILFERGEFISFANCGLPYHIGEVIKDRESLLIQTPEAMKARFNIDVRIFSEVISIDSSNKRILVNSKDKGIYEEKFDYLILSPGAKPIKLDMEESYGDKIHTLKNIGDMDSIKNKVDQGNIQSALVIGGGYIGVEAAENLIHRGVNTTLVQATPHILAPFDSEMVVIAEKELEDNGVNLVLGDGVKSFKEEDKVVKVTLSSGKVLSADIVIMAIGVVPDVKFLEGSGIELGKKGHIIVDEHMETNIEGIYAVGDAIEVVDFVNGNKSAIPLAGPANRQGRIAADNICNISSSYKGTLGSSIIKIFEIIGASTGNNERTLKNLDIPYDVVYTYPNSHASYYPGSTQMTLKLIFNKKGEILGAQGFGYEGVDKVIDVIATVIKLKGTVDDLADLELCYAPPYNSAKSPANMLGFVVQNTLNGLVENITLDKLKNYNEESQIILDIRENLEWDNGHIKSAVHIPLDSLRERAVELDKNKEIIVYCQVGLRGYIAARILSSMGFKVKNFTGGYKLYKLNKFKPKGVEHGNIYKDFKVRKEENRCVSLLEDKSLSSNTEEIEDLSFDSSLDACGLCCPGPLMNVKSKMDILKEGEVLRINASDPGFYEDIKSWSKTTGNKLLSLKKEKGIITAYVKKNTEKDEITRFIDTSNNKDNKTMVVFSGDLDKAIASFIIANGAASMGKRVTMFFTFWGINILRKNENVTVKKSFMEKMFGFMMPKGSKKLKLSNMNMAGMGPLMIRKIMKDKNVDSLESLIKSAVDSGIEIVACQMSMDLLGLKQEELIEGVKIGGVGYYLGQAEESNVNLFI; translated from the coding sequence ATGGGAAAGAAGGTTTTAATTGTTGGTGGGGTTGCAGGGGGGGCTTCTGCAGCGGCTAGGCTTAGAAGACTTAGTGAAGATTTAGAAATTATATTATTTGAAAGAGGAGAATTTATTTCTTTTGCGAATTGTGGACTTCCATATCACATAGGTGAAGTTATAAAAGATAGAGAAAGTTTGCTTATCCAAACACCAGAGGCTATGAAAGCTAGATTTAACATAGATGTTAGAATATTTAGCGAGGTTATAAGTATAGATTCTAGTAATAAAAGAATTCTAGTAAATTCAAAGGATAAGGGGATATATGAAGAAAAGTTTGATTATCTAATACTATCACCAGGTGCTAAACCTATAAAACTTGATATGGAAGAATCATATGGAGATAAAATTCATACTCTAAAAAATATAGGAGATATGGATAGTATAAAGAATAAAGTAGATCAAGGTAATATACAAAGTGCTTTAGTTATTGGGGGAGGGTACATTGGAGTTGAGGCTGCTGAAAACTTAATTCATAGAGGAGTTAATACAACTTTAGTTCAAGCAACACCACATATATTGGCACCATTTGATAGTGAAATGGTGGTTATAGCTGAAAAAGAATTAGAGGACAATGGGGTTAATTTAGTTTTAGGAGATGGTGTTAAATCCTTTAAAGAGGAAGATAAAGTTGTTAAGGTAACATTAAGTAGCGGAAAGGTACTAAGTGCAGATATAGTAATCATGGCTATAGGCGTAGTACCTGATGTGAAATTCTTAGAAGGTTCTGGCATAGAACTTGGTAAAAAGGGTCACATTATTGTGGATGAACATATGGAAACAAATATAGAAGGAATTTACGCTGTAGGAGATGCTATAGAGGTTGTAGATTTTGTAAATGGTAATAAATCCGCAATACCACTAGCAGGGCCTGCTAATAGGCAGGGGAGAATAGCAGCAGACAATATATGTAATATAAGTTCTTCATATAAAGGAACATTAGGTAGTTCTATAATTAAAATATTTGAGATTATAGGAGCATCCACAGGGAATAATGAAAGAACTCTTAAGAATCTAGATATTCCTTATGATGTAGTCTATACTTATCCAAACTCACATGCTTCTTATTACCCTGGATCAACCCAAATGACTTTAAAACTTATATTTAATAAAAAGGGAGAAATTTTAGGTGCACAAGGCTTTGGATATGAGGGAGTTGATAAAGTAATAGATGTAATAGCGACAGTTATAAAGCTTAAAGGAACTGTAGACGACCTTGCCGATTTAGAACTTTGCTATGCACCTCCATACAATTCAGCAAAATCTCCAGCTAACATGCTTGGTTTTGTTGTACAAAATACACTAAATGGATTAGTCGAAAATATAACTTTAGATAAATTAAAAAACTATAATGAGGAAAGTCAAATAATTCTTGATATAAGAGAAAATCTAGAATGGGATAATGGACACATTAAAAGTGCAGTTCATATACCATTAGATTCTTTAAGAGAAAGAGCAGTAGAACTAGATAAAAACAAAGAAATTATAGTTTATTGTCAAGTTGGGTTAAGAGGATATATAGCAGCTAGAATCTTAAGCTCAATGGGCTTTAAAGTTAAGAATTTTACAGGTGGATATAAACTATATAAATTAAATAAGTTTAAACCAAAAGGAGTGGAACATGGCAATATATATAAGGATTTTAAGGTGAGAAAAGAAGAGAATAGATGCGTAAGTTTATTAGAGGACAAATCGTTAAGTAGTAATACTGAAGAAATAGAAGATTTGAGTTTTGATAGTTCACTGGATGCTTGTGGACTTTGTTGCCCTGGACCTTTGATGAATGTAAAATCAAAAATGGACATTTTAAAAGAAGGAGAAGTTCTAAGAATAAATGCTTCAGATCCAGGTTTTTATGAGGATATAAAGTCTTGGAGTAAGACTACTGGAAACAAGCTTCTAAGTCTAAAAAAAGAAAAAGGCATAATAACTGCATATGTTAAAAAGAATACAGAAAAAGATGAGATAACTAGGTTTATAGATACATCAAATAATAAGGATAATAAGACTATGGTAGTATTTAGTGGAGATTTAGATAAAGCTATAGCTTCTTTTATAATAGCTAATGGAGCTGCATCTATGGGAAAAAGGGTAACTATGTTCTTCACGTTTTGGGGAATAAATATATTAAGAAAAAATGAAAATGTTACGGTTAAAAAGTCTTTTATGGAGAAGATGTTTGGCTTTATGATGCCTAAAGGAAGTAAGAAACTTAAATTATCCAATATGAATATGGCAGGTATGGGACCTTTAATGATTAGAAAAATTATGAAAGATAAGAATGTAGATTCTTTAGAAAGCTTAATAAAATCAGCAGTAGACAGTGGGATTGAAATAGTAGCTTGTCAAATGTCTATGGATCTTTTAGGACTTAAACAAGAAGAGTTGATAGAAGGAGTTAAAATAGGTGGAGTTGGTTACTATTTGGGTCAAGCAGAGGAATCTAATGTAAATTTATTTATATAA